One window from the genome of Clarias gariepinus isolate MV-2021 ecotype Netherlands chromosome 15, CGAR_prim_01v2, whole genome shotgun sequence encodes:
- the LOC128543055 gene encoding sulfotransferase 6B1-like encodes MSDQTLKSVKSTLERGMNMKDEEKLYKRNGILYSTIMSPPENLDALKDLEAREDDVMLVAYPKCGCNWMVGVLKKVMTTCGYTVPELPPLIEFITPQIQKIVAEMPSRRLLATHLHPHDIPVSFKTNRTKMLVVFRNPKDTLVSYYHFMNKNPVLPNASWDKFFSDFMSGEVGWGSYFDHILAWEKHMDDPNVLMVTYEELKENLLDGVKKVADFFSFTLTDEQVKVIAEESTFSAMQKNPSYGKLAEIIFRKGEVGDWKNHFSEAQSKQMDEEFKKKLSGTRLGAKLKYEQYCQ; translated from the exons ATGTCTGACCAAACTCTTAAAAGCGTTAAATCCACCCTGGAGCGGGGCATGAATATGAAGGATGAGGAGAAGCTTTACAAGCGAAATGGGATCCTCTACTCCACGATCATGAGCCCACCAGAGAACCTGGATGCCTTGAAGGATCTGGAGGCCAGAGAGGATGACGTCATGCTGGTGGCATACCCTAAATGTG GCTGTAACTGGATGGTGGGAGTGTTGAAGAAAGTGATGACTACATGTGGATACACTGTTCCTGAACTTCCCCCACTGATTGAGTTCATCACTCCACAGATACAGAAG ATTGTAGCCGAGATGCCATCAAGGCGGTTGCTTGCGACACATTTGCACCCCCATGACATTCCTGTTTCATTTAAGACCAACAGAACAAAG ATGTTGGTGGTGTTTCGAAACCCAAAAGACACTCTAGTCTCTTATTACCATTTCATGAACAAAAACCCAGTGCTCCCCAATGCCTCCTGGGACAAATTTTTCTCCGACTTCATGTCTGGCGAAG TGGGCTGGGGTTCATATTTTGACCACATCCTGGCCTGGGAGAAACACATGGACGACCCTAATGTGTTAATGGTGACCTATGAGGAGCTAAAGGAG AACCTGCTTGATGGTGTAAAGAAAGTCGCAGACTTCTTCAGCTTCACATTGACAGATGAACAGGTCAAGGTGATCGCCGAAGAAAGCACATTTAGTGCCATGCAGAAGAATCCTTCTTATGGAAAATTGGCTGAAATTATATTCCGAAAAG GTGAGGTAGGAGACTGGAAGAACCACTTCAGCGAGGCTCAGAGTAAGCAGATGGATGAAGAGTTCAAGAAGAAACTATCAGGAACCAGACTGGGAGCCAAGCTTAAATACGAACAGTACTGTCAGTAG